The following proteins are encoded in a genomic region of Bernardetia sp. MNP-M8:
- a CDS encoding transposase, producing MNNYLGNLYSSYLLASSGQITCTGLSSILDNEISHDEFTRFLNDSIGSHELWLKVKPTVRSLSTCHSDGVLILDDHIEEKQYMQENALISWHYDHSLKRSVKGINQLSVLFECGGFSIPVGFDFVHKTEYYENKGVVKRRSPENKNSKFRKLVSQAMYNQINFEFVLADSWFCSAENMKWVKQTHKKNFIFAIKKNRKVALSLAEKQKGHYQALSELIIEDKTTQTVYLKGVDFPLSLVKQVFKNKDESEGCLYLVCSKEGLDFSQITTIYKRRWKVEEHHRSIKSNLNYAKSPAHKANTQQNHCIMCLFAFYEWECIAKTIKTNQTALKQKIYIKAIKVAFDNVQKLKQKYIPA from the coding sequence ATGAACAACTATTTAGGCAATTTGTATAGTAGCTATTTATTAGCTAGTAGTGGTCAGATTACTTGTACAGGTTTATCGTCTATTTTAGATAATGAAATTAGTCATGACGAGTTTACTCGTTTTTTAAATGATTCTATCGGCTCTCATGAGCTTTGGTTAAAGGTAAAACCTACTGTTCGTTCTTTGTCCACTTGTCATTCAGACGGTGTTCTGATTTTAGATGACCACATTGAAGAAAAACAGTATATGCAAGAAAACGCTTTGATTAGCTGGCATTATGATCATAGTTTAAAACGTAGTGTAAAAGGGATTAATCAGCTAAGTGTCTTATTTGAATGTGGTGGTTTTTCTATTCCAGTAGGATTTGATTTTGTTCACAAAACAGAATATTATGAAAATAAAGGCGTAGTAAAAAGAAGAAGTCCAGAGAATAAAAATTCTAAGTTTCGTAAGTTGGTAAGTCAAGCGATGTATAATCAAATCAACTTTGAGTTTGTATTAGCCGATTCTTGGTTTTGTTCTGCTGAAAATATGAAGTGGGTAAAACAGACCCACAAAAAGAATTTCATATTTGCTATCAAAAAAAATAGAAAAGTAGCTTTAAGCCTAGCAGAGAAGCAAAAAGGTCATTATCAAGCCTTATCTGAACTCATTATAGAAGATAAGACTACCCAAACGGTGTATCTAAAAGGAGTAGATTTTCCACTCTCTTTAGTGAAACAAGTCTTTAAAAACAAAGATGAAAGTGAAGGTTGTTTATATCTAGTATGTAGTAAAGAAGGGCTTGATTTTTCTCAAATCACTACAATCTACAAAAGAAGGTGGAAAGTAGAGGAGCATCATCGTTCTATAAAATCTAATTTGAATTATGCAAAATCTCCTGCTCATAAAGCTAACACACAACAAAATCATTGTATTATGTGCTTATTTGCGTTTTATGAATGGGAATGTATTGCTAAAACCATCAAAACAAATCAAACAGCTCTAAAACAAAAAATTTATATCAAGGCTATAAAAGTAGCTTTTGACAATGTGCAAAAACTCAAACAAAAATATATTCCTGCGTAA
- a CDS encoding T9SS type A sorting domain-containing protein yields MEYMLDSSRMDVSRYDSTLIGWALQNVQPNISLGASGLNYCSSEFARNILTSAPNNWIITGDTFGGASINNITSTQNQYDLCPNAQTTLEVNGNGVVSWYDSPTSNTAIHIGTSFTTPNLTADSTYFYAQNSVAGCGVSNRLAILVTTSSMENITPPQNQFGVCLNDTTVLEVSGNGTVYWYDSPTNTTPVHIGNIFTTPILTQDSTYFYAFDSIAGCNNERVEMLVTTSQILSAISKTNYIAYLDNTGQIEVDAVLLDSASSAGCGNTIASYLFDDTGLSTRSFSCANIGINQNVVLRVTDNNGNVEISPTIIHLRDTINPVVVTRTLPVLFNYTNQANILARDFITSLSDNCTDSVDINVVFNHTGLDSLRLYCGNSFTRNFNLRITDQAGNQTIQPVIINPSATNYDFNVNIIGGIFRPAIPTTITVLANNYSCAPKSGELKVTLPSTVTYNSASIAPDRIVGNDLFWNVVDLSYDRNFVVRINVTPNISLNIGDEVCFTGHITPETNDISRLNNQKFYCFPVVNSYDPNDKQVYPQGICDDKFTKRSDLPLTYTIRFQNTGNAPALNVNIVDSLSNLLDRSSLRIVGSSHPMVVDTTANNNNINFVFSNINLPDSTSSPELSQGYVIFELDEIAAHTDTSRIENKSYIYFDTNAPIITNTVKNTILDVLPNCDPAGGSNPPIADCQLPTNLTAEALSATRVKLSWATPTNSNAINYEIWRNNQLLETVVSSQLSFIDSLVSSSTQYTYSIKAICGNNTATSNFVQVRTIPSTPTLFSLEAACKGESGTIEVRSNGAVYRVYASQNAASPLFETSNATIQTPALNNTTTFYISVIINNLESERLEVVVPIKEVFEAIVEQGSLFESCTNTFTLSANEVENASYLWFRDNIQVGNTRALVVSFEGNYTVRISKEGCFAVSEATKVVFVDAPTAKIEQGSEVTFCGNGMLNAQDTSSNVIYTWSLNGTDVGTGTSISVSESGNYTLTASQPSCLDSVSIAVTIIDLPVVVLSADKTEICSSEETTLSVTTGTGFTYKWFRNDTAISNDSSTLVTSEIGTYKVEITTTEGCQVETNDVEITETQATNAVITINKENSFDKTITVSSSDSIVSVVWFKDGTEVASFNNQKTIEPTESGSYKAKVTYLSGCEFETEEKVFTFDIETGIEEESAKIFTVYPNPNTGTFKVEFATTTNQKTNLVVVDALGRTIYSKEISRNEKTTTITLPRISAGVYVVQIVSQGKVYTKQLIIQ; encoded by the coding sequence ATGGAATATATGCTTGATAGTTCTAGAATGGATGTATCTAGATATGATTCTACACTGATAGGTTGGGCATTACAAAATGTCCAACCAAACATATCTTTAGGAGCTAGTGGATTAAATTATTGTAGTAGCGAATTCGCACGAAATATCCTTACTTCAGCTCCTAATAACTGGATTATTACAGGAGACACATTTGGAGGAGCATCAATAAATAACATTACTTCAACACAAAATCAATATGACTTATGCCCAAATGCACAAACTACTCTTGAGGTAAATGGTAATGGAGTTGTTTCATGGTATGATTCTCCTACAAGTAATACAGCTATTCATATAGGAACTAGTTTTACTACTCCAAATCTAACAGCAGACTCTACTTATTTTTATGCTCAAAATTCAGTTGCTGGTTGTGGAGTTAGTAATAGATTAGCCATATTGGTTACTACTTCATCCATGGAAAATATTACTCCACCTCAAAATCAGTTTGGAGTGTGTCTGAATGATACTACCGTTTTAGAAGTTAGTGGAAACGGAACAGTTTATTGGTACGATTCGCCTACAAATACGACACCTGTACACATAGGAAATATTTTTACAACCCCAATTCTTACACAAGATTCTACTTATTTCTATGCTTTTGATTCTATTGCAGGTTGTAATAATGAGAGGGTAGAAATGTTAGTAACTACTTCTCAAATTCTTAGTGCAATAAGCAAAACTAATTATATTGCTTATTTAGATAATACAGGACAAATTGAGGTAGATGCAGTTCTACTAGATAGTGCTAGTTCAGCAGGTTGTGGTAATACGATTGCTTCTTATCTTTTTGATGATACAGGACTTTCTACTCGTTCTTTTTCGTGTGCTAATATAGGAATAAATCAGAATGTAGTTTTAAGAGTTACAGATAACAATGGAAATGTAGAAATTTCTCCTACCATTATTCATCTAAGAGATACAATTAATCCAGTTGTAGTAACAAGAACACTTCCTGTACTTTTTAATTATACTAACCAAGCGAATATTTTAGCAAGAGATTTTATCACTTCTTTGAGTGATAATTGTACAGATTCAGTAGATATAAATGTAGTATTTAATCATACAGGATTAGATAGCTTGCGACTTTATTGTGGGAATAGTTTTACAAGAAACTTTAATTTGCGAATTACAGACCAAGCAGGAAATCAAACTATTCAGCCAGTAATTATCAACCCTTCGGCTACAAACTATGATTTTAATGTAAATATAATTGGTGGAATATTTCGTCCTGCAATACCTACAACGATTACAGTCTTAGCAAATAATTATTCTTGCGCCCCTAAATCTGGCGAGCTAAAAGTTACTTTACCTTCTACCGTAACTTATAATTCTGCTTCCATTGCACCAGATAGAATTGTAGGAAATGATTTATTTTGGAATGTAGTCGATTTGAGTTATGATAGAAATTTTGTAGTTAGAATTAATGTAACCCCAAATATTAGTTTAAATATTGGAGATGAAGTTTGTTTTACAGGACATATTACACCTGAAACAAATGATATTTCTCGTTTGAATAACCAAAAGTTTTATTGCTTCCCAGTAGTAAACTCCTACGACCCGAACGACAAACAAGTCTATCCACAAGGAATCTGTGATGATAAATTCACAAAGCGTTCAGATTTGCCTTTGACTTATACGATTCGCTTCCAAAATACAGGAAATGCACCTGCTTTGAATGTAAATATTGTGGATTCATTGAGTAATTTATTAGATAGAAGCTCTTTGAGAATTGTTGGAAGTAGCCATCCGATGGTGGTTGATACGACAGCAAATAATAATAATATTAATTTTGTTTTCAGTAACATAAATTTACCTGATAGCACTTCTAGCCCAGAACTTAGTCAAGGGTATGTTATTTTTGAACTTGATGAAATTGCAGCACATACAGATACTTCAAGAATTGAAAATAAATCCTACATTTATTTTGATACGAATGCTCCGATTATCACAAATACAGTCAAAAATACAATTTTGGATGTCTTGCCAAACTGTGATCCTGCTGGTGGTTCAAATCCACCAATTGCAGATTGTCAGTTGCCAACGAATTTGACAGCAGAAGCACTTTCTGCAACAAGAGTAAAATTATCTTGGGCAACTCCAACAAATTCAAATGCTATCAATTATGAAATTTGGAGAAATAATCAGTTATTAGAAACAGTTGTTTCCTCTCAATTATCATTTATTGATTCATTAGTTAGTTCAAGCACACAATATACTTATTCTATAAAAGCAATTTGTGGAAATAATACAGCAACTTCAAACTTTGTTCAAGTACGTACAATTCCATCAACGCCAACTTTATTCTCTTTAGAAGCTGCTTGTAAAGGAGAAAGTGGTACGATTGAAGTTCGCAGCAATGGAGCTGTTTATCGTGTTTATGCTTCTCAAAATGCTGCAAGTCCACTTTTTGAAACATCTAATGCAACTATCCAAACGCCTGCTCTGAATAATACAACTACTTTTTATATTTCTGTTATTATAAATAACCTAGAAAGTGAACGATTAGAAGTTGTTGTTCCAATAAAAGAAGTTTTTGAGGCAATTGTTGAGCAAGGAAGTTTGTTCGAATCGTGTACCAATACCTTTACACTTTCAGCCAACGAAGTAGAAAATGCTTCTTATCTTTGGTTTAGAGATAATATTCAGGTAGGAAATACAAGAGCATTAGTTGTTTCTTTTGAAGGAAATTATACTGTAAGAATTTCAAAAGAAGGTTGTTTTGCTGTTTCTGAAGCTACAAAAGTGGTTTTTGTAGATGCTCCAACTGCCAAAATTGAACAAGGAAGTGAAGTTACTTTCTGTGGAAATGGAATGCTAAATGCTCAAGATACAAGCTCAAACGTAATATATACTTGGTCTTTAAATGGAACAGATGTAGGAACAGGAACATCAATTTCAGTTTCAGAATCTGGAAATTATACTCTAACAGCAAGTCAGCCTTCGTGTTTGGATAGCGTGAGTATTGCTGTTACAATTATAGATTTGCCTGTTGTGGTTCTTTCTGCTGATAAAACAGAAATTTGTTCAAGTGAAGAAACAACGCTATCTGTAACAACTGGCACAGGTTTTACTTACAAGTGGTTTAGAAATGATACAGCAATTTCAAATGATTCATCTACTTTAGTTACTTCTGAAATTGGAACTTACAAAGTAGAAATTACAACAACAGAAGGTTGTCAAGTAGAAACAAATGACGTAGAAATCACAGAAACACAAGCTACAAATGCAGTGATTACTATAAACAAAGAGAATTCTTTTGACAAAACAATTACTGTTTCGTCTTCTGATTCTATTGTTTCAGTAGTTTGGTTTAAAGATGGAACTGAAGTAGCTAGTTTCAATAATCAAAAAACGATTGAACCAACTGAGAGTGGAAGCTACAAAGCAAAAGTAACTTACCTTTCAGGCTGTGAATTTGAAACCGAAGAAAAAGTATTTACTTTCGATATAGAAACTGGAATTGAAGAAGAATCTGCAAAAATCTTTACGGTTTATCCAAATCCAAATACTGGGACGTTTAAAGTAGAATTTGCTACCACAACAAATCAAAAGACAAATCTTGTTGTAGTGGATGCACTAGGTAGAACAATTTACAGTAAAGAAATTTCTAGAAACGAAAAAACTACTACCATTACACTTCCAAGAATAAGTGCAGGCGTTTATGTTGTTCAGATTGTTTCGCAAGGAAAAGTATATACAAAACAACTGATTATTCAATAA
- a CDS encoding glycosyl hydrolase has product MKHVLLLLFTFLSLQVIAQGQGRKNKQDETANKSVLEKTNLSGLKFRSLGPALTSGRISDLAVNPNNFDEYYVATAAGGVWKTINSGNTFQPVFDEQGSYSIGCVTLDPNNSHIVWVGTGENNNQRSVSYGDGVYKSLDGGDSWEHMGLKTSEHIGKIIVHPKNSNVIYVAAIGPLWSAGGERGLYKSEDGGKTWNAVLTIDEHTGVNDVVIDPRNPDVLYATTFQRRRHVFTYIGGGSGSGVHKSEDGGKTWTKIQKGLPNVMLGRIGLAISPANPEYLYAIVEAAEDKGGFFISMNRGTSWEKRNSYATSGNYYQEIIADPVNPDKVYVMNNWMRVTSDGGKTMDYVGEDFKHIDNHVIWINPNNNKHLISGNDGGVYESWDSGKHWTFKPNLPVTQFYKVAVDNAKPFYNIYGGTQDNFSLGGPSRTISGNGPNNFDWFITHGGDGFESQVDPKNPNIVYAQSQYGNLVRYDKISGEEKGIQPKERKGEDTYRWNWDAPLAVSRHKSTRIYFAANKLFKSDDRGNSWEVISEELTRNLNRNELPVMGRIWGIDAVMKNQSTSPYGTIVAFSESPKNENLLYVGTDDGLIQITEDGGKNWRKAANFSGVPDRTYVNAIFASKHDENIVYACFNHHKYGDFKPYVYISRDKGVTWASISGNLPKRGSVYAIEEDHVDKNLLFIGTEFGVFFSDTQGKEWKQLKGGLPTIAVRDIAIQEEHNDLVLGTFGRGVYVLDDYSSLRNFSQKLDKEATLFSVRDALQFETSYPLGLPGKSFQGDNFYIGDNLGSEAIFTWYLKEDIESREEQRKATAKKLTDEGKNNPYPSYKTLKEEAEEMSPQLVFTITNNQGKIVRKLFSSPTDGLHRMHWDLRYASREPISFREPAFYNPFGGESLGAFVASGKYTVTLSKLVNYEETQLSEPVSFEVIPLNNAVMPADDRQALAKFQQEVNDLSGKVSSVQNSLSELSNELRYMKEAIKRTPIKHVDLMKELKGLEKEMEAIRIKLNGDQIANQLDQETSPSIANRVGYLMYEQSHSTGTPTETHKSTLSIAKEEFDPVYEQVKDLINNEFNAFRKKLKEFGAPYTPGNIHFLD; this is encoded by the coding sequence ATGAAACATGTTCTCTTACTACTATTTACATTTTTATCATTACAAGTTATTGCCCAAGGACAGGGGCGAAAAAATAAACAAGACGAAACTGCGAACAAATCAGTATTAGAAAAAACAAACCTTTCTGGCTTAAAATTTAGAAGTCTAGGGCCTGCACTTACTTCTGGACGAATTTCAGATCTTGCTGTAAATCCTAATAATTTTGATGAGTACTATGTAGCAACTGCTGCTGGAGGTGTTTGGAAAACGATCAATTCTGGAAATACATTTCAACCTGTTTTTGATGAACAAGGCAGTTACTCCATTGGTTGTGTCACACTTGACCCAAATAATTCCCATATCGTTTGGGTAGGCACTGGCGAAAATAATAATCAGCGTAGTGTATCGTATGGTGATGGTGTCTATAAGTCGCTGGATGGTGGAGATAGTTGGGAACACATGGGCTTAAAAACTTCTGAACACATTGGAAAAATTATTGTTCATCCAAAGAATTCAAATGTTATTTATGTAGCTGCAATTGGACCTCTTTGGAGTGCTGGAGGTGAAAGAGGCTTGTATAAATCTGAAGATGGTGGCAAAACTTGGAATGCTGTATTAACCATTGATGAACATACAGGAGTGAATGATGTAGTAATAGACCCAAGAAATCCAGATGTTTTATACGCAACAACTTTCCAAAGAAGAAGACATGTATTTACTTATATTGGTGGTGGTTCTGGTTCTGGAGTTCACAAATCCGAAGACGGTGGTAAGACTTGGACAAAAATTCAGAAAGGTTTACCTAATGTAATGTTAGGGCGCATTGGTTTAGCAATATCACCAGCAAATCCAGAATATTTGTATGCTATTGTAGAAGCAGCCGAAGATAAAGGAGGATTTTTCATTTCGATGAACCGAGGGACTTCTTGGGAAAAACGAAATAGCTACGCAACGAGTGGAAACTACTATCAAGAAATTATTGCTGATCCAGTCAATCCTGATAAAGTTTATGTGATGAATAACTGGATGCGTGTAACCAGTGATGGTGGAAAGACTATGGATTATGTCGGAGAAGACTTCAAACATATTGATAATCACGTAATTTGGATTAACCCCAACAATAACAAACATCTTATCTCTGGAAATGATGGAGGAGTATATGAGTCTTGGGATAGTGGAAAACACTGGACTTTCAAACCTAATTTACCTGTTACTCAATTTTATAAAGTGGCTGTCGATAATGCAAAGCCATTTTATAATATTTATGGTGGAACACAAGATAACTTCAGTTTAGGAGGGCCTTCTCGTACTATAAGTGGAAATGGACCGAATAACTTTGATTGGTTTATTACACATGGGGGGGATGGCTTCGAATCACAAGTCGATCCAAAGAATCCAAATATTGTGTATGCACAATCACAGTATGGAAATCTGGTTCGTTATGACAAAATAAGTGGTGAAGAAAAAGGAATACAACCAAAAGAAAGAAAAGGAGAAGACACTTACCGTTGGAACTGGGATGCTCCCTTGGCTGTAAGCCGACATAAATCAACACGTATATATTTTGCTGCCAATAAACTATTTAAAAGTGATGACCGAGGTAACAGTTGGGAAGTAATTAGCGAAGAACTTACACGTAACTTGAATCGAAATGAATTACCAGTGATGGGTAGAATTTGGGGAATTGATGCAGTAATGAAAAATCAATCAACTTCGCCCTATGGAACAATTGTAGCTTTTTCAGAATCGCCAAAAAATGAAAATTTATTGTATGTAGGTACCGATGACGGATTGATTCAAATTACAGAAGATGGTGGTAAAAACTGGCGCAAAGCCGCAAACTTTTCAGGTGTTCCTGACCGAACCTATGTAAATGCAATTTTTGCTTCTAAGCACGATGAAAACATAGTTTATGCCTGTTTTAATCATCATAAATACGGAGATTTTAAACCCTATGTGTACATCAGCCGAGATAAGGGTGTTACATGGGCTTCAATCAGTGGGAACTTACCTAAAAGAGGTTCGGTATATGCGATTGAAGAAGATCATGTCGATAAAAATTTACTATTTATAGGAACTGAATTTGGTGTGTTCTTCTCAGATACTCAAGGAAAAGAGTGGAAGCAGTTAAAAGGTGGTTTACCTACAATTGCAGTGCGTGATATTGCCATTCAAGAAGAACACAATGACTTAGTTTTAGGAACTTTTGGAAGAGGTGTTTATGTGTTGGATGATTATTCAAGCTTGAGAAATTTTAGTCAAAAATTAGATAAAGAAGCAACTTTGTTCAGTGTACGGGATGCTCTTCAATTCGAAACTTCCTATCCGTTGGGTCTACCAGGTAAATCTTTTCAAGGTGATAATTTCTATATTGGTGATAACTTAGGCTCTGAAGCAATTTTTACTTGGTATTTAAAAGAAGATATCGAAAGTAGAGAAGAGCAACGCAAAGCCACTGCAAAAAAGTTAACAGACGAAGGAAAAAACAATCCGTATCCATCGTATAAAACACTAAAAGAAGAAGCTGAAGAGATGAGTCCACAATTGGTATTTACTATTACCAACAACCAAGGCAAAATTGTTCGTAAACTGTTCAGTTCTCCAACAGATGGTTTGCATCGTATGCACTGGGATTTACGTTATGCTTCACGAGAACCAATTAGTTTCCGTGAGCCAGCGTTTTACAATCCATTTGGAGGCGAAAGTTTAGGTGCATTTGTTGCGTCAGGAAAGTATACAGTAACGCTTTCTAAGCTAGTGAACTATGAAGAAACACAATTATCAGAGCCAGTTTCATTTGAAGTAATCCCATTAAATAATGCTGTGATGCCAGCAGATGATCGTCAAGCTTTAGCCAAATTTCAGCAAGAAGTAAATGACTTATCTGGAAAAGTGAGTAGTGTACAAAATTCCCTTTCAGAACTCTCTAATGAATTGCGTTACATGAAAGAAGCTATAAAACGTACGCCCATCAAACATGTAGATTTGATGAAAGAATTGAAAGGATTAGAGAAAGAGATGGAAGCTATCCGAATCAAACTAAATGGCGACCAAATTGCCAATCAATTGGATCAAGAAACCTCACCGTCAATTGCAAATCGTGTAGGTTATTTGATGTATGAGCAATCACATTCTACAGGCACTCCAACAGAAACGCACAAAAGTACGCTTTCTATAGCAAAAGAAGAGTTTGATCCTGTGTATGAGCAGGTGAAGGATTTGATTAATAATGAGTTTAATGCGTTTCGCAAAAAGTTAAAAGAGTTTGGAGCTCCCTACACACCAGGGAATATTCATTTTCTTGATTAA
- a CDS encoding amidohydrolase family protein: MQNSKNQFFIVFLVLFASVFSLQKTLAQQTFYTNGITDERNTTVYAFTNATIYTDYQTKISDATLVIKDGKILEVGTNITIPKGAVVEDLKGKIIYPSFIDLYSDYGMPAIEKSKGRAWFQLQLTPQTPYAFGNNEAVKAHHKASEMFNPEDKTAEKEAENLRKLGFGTLLSNQQDGIVRGTSALVFLGNGKSHEQLYKTDVAAGLSFNKGSSSQSYPSSLMGSMALLRQTYLDGKWYSTGAAKDKNLTLSAWNTLQNLPQIFEVDDKMNALRADKLGDEFGKQYILKGNGDEYQAVDLIKNTGASFIIPLNFPDAFDVNDPLDAQFISFTALKHWEYAASNAAILEKAGINFAFTTDGLKDKSKFLEHLRKAVGAGLSKTAALKALTYTPANLIGEGNNLGILKKGAIANFIITSGDLFLSKTKVHQNWVKGQKNEIVPFSNSSYAGIYDLTLEEDGKPKLYKLEVSGEEDNLDYKIIDGKDTLKAKATYEKGIFALQFSPQNQTEATRLTGWYDSEGKYWSGSTRTSGGKWVTWNAKNSDSNMKINQNIGDAPKIDSTLQAFKPIFPFAPYAFQAQPKAETVLIKNATVWTNESDGEAKGILENTDVLIVDGKISKVGKNLSAPNGAKTVDGTGKHLTSGIIDEHSHIAISGGVNEGVYANSSEVRIADVINSEDVNIYRHLAGGVVALQQLHGSANPIGGQSAVIKLRWGKTAEEMKIKGAPERIKFALGENVKHSNWAEYGRYPQSRMGVEQFLTDAFTRAKEYEAAKKSNPATTRTDLQMEALLEIINGKRLISCHSYIASEILATMRVAEKFGFKVNVFTHILEGYKVAPEMAKHGVAGSTFSDWWAYKYEVKDAIPYNAALMNQAGVLTSINSDDAEMGRRLNQEAAKTVKYGGVTPEEAWKFVTLNPAKMLGIDNRTGSIKVGKDADVVLWSANPLSIYAKAEKTYVDGILYFDRENDEKLRQDLAAERERIIQKMIAAKNGGAPTIGVKFKKEHLWDCEETDFDYWNTVNDGE; the protein is encoded by the coding sequence ATGCAAAACTCTAAAAATCAATTTTTTATAGTCTTTTTAGTTTTGTTTGCGTCTGTTTTTTCTCTACAAAAAACACTTGCACAACAAACATTTTATACTAACGGCATTACTGATGAGCGAAACACTACTGTTTATGCTTTTACAAATGCTACCATTTATACAGATTATCAAACCAAAATTTCTGATGCGACTTTAGTCATTAAAGATGGCAAAATTTTAGAAGTTGGAACAAATATAACTATTCCTAAAGGTGCAGTTGTGGAAGATTTAAAAGGAAAAATAATCTACCCTTCTTTCATTGATTTGTATTCAGATTATGGAATGCCAGCTATTGAAAAGTCAAAGGGACGTGCATGGTTTCAACTACAACTTACTCCTCAAACGCCGTATGCTTTTGGAAATAATGAAGCTGTAAAAGCACATCACAAAGCAAGTGAAATGTTTAACCCAGAAGATAAAACAGCAGAAAAAGAAGCTGAAAATCTAAGAAAATTAGGTTTTGGAACACTTCTTTCTAATCAACAAGACGGAATTGTAAGAGGAACATCAGCTCTCGTCTTTTTGGGTAATGGAAAATCACATGAGCAGCTTTACAAAACTGATGTAGCAGCAGGTTTGTCATTTAATAAAGGTTCATCTTCACAGTCTTATCCTTCTTCTTTAATGGGTTCAATGGCTCTTTTGCGCCAAACTTATCTTGATGGAAAATGGTATTCAACTGGAGCTGCAAAAGATAAAAACCTTACTCTTTCTGCTTGGAATACATTACAAAACCTCCCTCAAATTTTTGAAGTAGATGATAAAATGAATGCTCTTCGTGCTGATAAATTAGGTGATGAGTTTGGAAAACAATATATTTTGAAAGGAAATGGAGATGAGTATCAAGCTGTTGATTTAATCAAAAATACAGGAGCTTCTTTTATTATTCCTCTTAATTTTCCTGATGCTTTTGATGTAAATGACCCTTTAGATGCTCAATTTATTTCTTTTACAGCTTTAAAGCATTGGGAGTATGCAGCTTCAAATGCAGCTATTTTAGAGAAAGCAGGAATCAACTTTGCTTTTACAACAGACGGACTAAAAGATAAATCTAAATTTTTGGAGCATCTTAGAAAAGCAGTGGGTGCAGGTCTTTCAAAAACAGCTGCTCTAAAAGCTCTTACCTATACGCCAGCCAATCTAATTGGAGAAGGAAATAATTTAGGGATTTTGAAAAAAGGTGCAATTGCTAATTTTATTATTACTTCAGGCGATTTATTTTTATCAAAAACAAAAGTTCATCAAAACTGGGTAAAAGGACAAAAAAATGAAATCGTTCCTTTTTCTAACTCTTCTTATGCAGGAATTTATGATTTAACGTTGGAAGAAGATGGAAAACCAAAATTGTATAAATTGGAAGTTTCTGGAGAAGAAGACAATTTAGATTATAAAATTATTGATGGAAAAGATACCCTGAAAGCAAAAGCAACGTATGAAAAGGGAATTTTTGCACTTCAATTTTCTCCTCAAAACCAAACAGAAGCAACTCGCTTAACAGGTTGGTACGATTCAGAAGGTAAATACTGGTCAGGTTCTACACGTACATCTGGTGGAAAATGGGTTACTTGGAATGCCAAAAACTCTGATTCTAATATGAAAATCAATCAAAATATTGGAGATGCACCAAAAATAGATTCTACATTACAAGCCTTCAAACCTATCTTTCCATTTGCACCTTATGCTTTCCAAGCACAACCAAAAGCTGAAACTGTTTTGATAAAAAATGCAACAGTTTGGACAAATGAATCTGATGGTGAAGCAAAAGGAATACTAGAAAATACAGATGTTTTGATTGTTGATGGAAAAATAAGTAAAGTTGGAAAAAATCTTTCTGCGCCAAATGGAGCAAAAACTGTTGACGGAACAGGAAAACACCTAACAAGTGGAATTATTGACGAGCATTCTCATATTGCTATTTCAGGAGGAGTAAATGAAGGCGTTTATGCTAATAGTTCGGAAGTTAGAATTGCTGATGTAATCAATTCAGAAGATGTAAATATTTACCGTCATTTGGCTGGTGGTGTTGTGGCTCTACAACAGTTACATGGCTCTGCAAATCCGATTGGTGGACAATCTGCTGTAATAAAATTGCGTTGGGGAAAAACTGCCGAAGAAATGAAAATCAAAGGCGCACCTGAAAGAATTAAGTTTGCATTAGGAGAAAATGTAAAACACTCAAACTGGGCAGAATATGGTCGTTATCCTCAATCAAGAATGGGAGTTGAGCAGTTTTTAACAGATGCATTTACGAGAGCAAAAGAATACGAAGCAGCTAAAAAATCAAATCCAGCTACTACAAGAACCGATTTGCAGATGGAAGCACTTTTAGAAATCATCAATGGCAAACGTCTTATTTCTTGTCACTCATATATTGCTTCTGAGATTCTTGCTACTATGCGTGTTGCTGAAAAATTTGGTTTCAAAGTAAATGTATTTACACATATTTTAGAAGGCTATAAAGTTGCTCCTGAAATGGCAAAACATGGCGTTGCAGGTTCTACTTTTTCAGATTGGTGGGCGTACAAATATGAAGTAAAAGATGCCATTCCATACAATGCAGCACTTATGAATCAAGCAGGAGTTTTGACTTCAATCAATTCTGATGATGCCGAAATGGGCAGAAGATTAAACCAAGAAGCTGCCAAAACTGTAAAATATGGTGGTGTAACACCAGAAGAAGCATGGAAATTTGTTACACTCAATCCTGCAAAAATGTTGGGAATTGATAACCGTACAGGAAGTATCAAAGTAGGAAAAGATGCTGATGTTGTTTTGTGGTCTGCAAATCCATTGTCTATTTATGCAAAAGCTGAAAAAACGTATGTTGATGGAATTCTTTATTTTGATAGAGAAAATGATGAAAAACTTCGTCAAGATTTAGCAGCCGAGCGTGAAAGAATTATTCAAAAAATGATTGCAGCTAAAAACGGTGGCGCACCAACAATCGGCGTAAAATTTAAAAAAGAACATTTATGGGATTGTGAAGAAACAGATTTTGACTATTGGAATACTGTAAATGATGGAGAATAG